The Streptomyces sp. SS1-1 genome has a segment encoding these proteins:
- the pspAA gene encoding PspA-associated protein PspAA, with amino-acid sequence MIVRIMGEGQVRLSDSHLPELNKLDDELLEEMEGGDGPGFRRTLTALLAAVRGRGTPLPDDSLEPSDLILPSPDATLEEVRELLSDDGLIPG; translated from the coding sequence ATGATCGTCCGGATCATGGGTGAGGGGCAGGTACGGCTGTCCGACAGCCACCTGCCCGAGCTGAACAAGCTGGACGACGAGCTGCTCGAGGAGATGGAGGGCGGCGACGGCCCCGGCTTCCGCCGCACCCTCACCGCCCTGCTCGCCGCCGTCCGCGGACGGGGCACCCCGCTGCCCGACGACTCCCTGGAGCCCTCGGACCTCATCCTGCCGTCCCCGGACGCCACCCTGGAGGAGGTCCGGGAGCTGCTGAGCGACGACGGGCTCATCCCCGGCTGA
- a CDS encoding sensor histidine kinase, with the protein MRRHLTAHPLALDAALAVAVLTCMVAGSFVDPHGEDGVTWGLRTPDALSLLLMTLAAAALVLRRRAPITVLAVTGTLSLVEFATGDPRAPVAMAAVVALYTVASTTDRSTTWRIGLLTVTVLTGSAMLAGPLPWYSQENLAIFAWTGIGATAGDAVRSRRAVVTAIRERAERAERTREEEARRRVAEERLRIARDLHDVVAHHIALVNVQAGVAAHVMDKRPDQAKEALAHVREASRSALDELRATVGLLRQSGDPEAPTEPAPGLDRLDELAGTFRNAGLQVDVARADQDTTLPAAVGLAAYRVIQEALTNVQKHAGPGARAEISVVRVGPNIEVTVLDDGSGQDGGSAGGGHGLLGMRERVSALRGTLTTGPRYGGGFRVHAILPAGAGVRATEDAV; encoded by the coding sequence GTGCGCCGGCACCTCACCGCGCACCCCCTCGCCCTGGACGCGGCGCTGGCCGTCGCCGTCCTGACCTGCATGGTGGCCGGCTCGTTCGTGGACCCGCACGGCGAGGACGGCGTCACCTGGGGGCTGCGCACCCCGGACGCCCTCAGCCTGCTGCTGATGACCCTCGCCGCCGCGGCCCTGGTGCTGCGCCGCCGCGCCCCCATCACGGTCCTCGCCGTGACCGGCACGCTCTCCCTCGTGGAGTTCGCCACCGGCGACCCCCGCGCCCCCGTCGCCATGGCCGCGGTCGTCGCGCTCTACACCGTCGCCTCCACCACCGACCGCTCCACGACCTGGCGGATCGGCCTGCTCACGGTCACCGTGCTGACCGGCTCCGCGATGCTCGCCGGACCGCTGCCCTGGTACTCCCAGGAGAACCTGGCCATCTTCGCCTGGACCGGCATCGGCGCCACCGCCGGAGACGCCGTGCGCAGCCGCCGCGCGGTGGTCACCGCCATCCGCGAGCGCGCCGAGCGGGCCGAGCGCACCCGCGAGGAGGAGGCCCGCCGCCGCGTCGCCGAGGAGCGCCTGCGCATCGCCCGCGACCTGCACGACGTGGTCGCCCACCACATCGCCCTGGTCAATGTGCAGGCCGGCGTCGCCGCCCACGTCATGGACAAGCGGCCCGACCAGGCCAAGGAGGCCCTCGCCCACGTACGGGAGGCCAGCCGCTCCGCCCTCGACGAACTGCGTGCCACGGTCGGCCTGCTGCGGCAGTCCGGCGACCCCGAGGCCCCCACCGAACCCGCGCCCGGCCTGGACCGCCTCGACGAACTCGCCGGCACCTTCCGCAACGCCGGACTCCAGGTCGACGTCGCCCGCGCCGACCAGGACACCACGCTGCCCGCCGCCGTCGGCCTCGCCGCCTACCGCGTCATCCAGGAGGCCCTGACCAACGTGCAGAAGCACGCGGGGCCGGGCGCCAGGGCCGAGATCAGCGTCGTCCGCGTCGGCCCCAACATCGAGGTCACCGTCCTCGACGACGGCTCCGGCCAGGACGGCGGCAGCGCGGGCGGCGGCCACGGCCTGCTCGGCATGCGCGAACGCGTCTCCGCCCTGCGCGGCACCCTCACCACCGGGCCCCGCTACGGCGGCGGGTTCCGCGTCCACGCGATCCTGCCGGCCGGGGCCGGCGTCCGGGCCACGGAGGACGCGGTGTGA
- a CDS encoding class I SAM-dependent methyltransferase, whose amino-acid sequence MARQLDEQIAGRFPVGKRLRVLDVGMGQGTQALRLARAGHQVTGVERDATMIAAARARLAGEPEGIRERVRIVQGDGRDTGVHFLPGSFDVVLCHGVLMYVDEPDPLLAGLARMLAPGGLLSLLVRNGDALALRPGLAGDWETALAAFDTSAYRNRLGLDVRADRLSDLTATLAGIGAPLHTWYGVRVCTDTAADGAEIPGDLDTLLAVEERAGRTDPYRGVAALLHLCGVRG is encoded by the coding sequence GTGGCCCGGCAGCTCGACGAGCAGATAGCGGGGCGGTTCCCCGTCGGCAAGCGGCTGCGGGTGCTCGACGTGGGCATGGGCCAGGGCACGCAGGCGCTGCGGCTGGCCCGCGCCGGGCACCAGGTGACCGGCGTCGAGCGGGACGCGACGATGATCGCGGCGGCCCGCGCCCGGCTGGCCGGTGAGCCCGAGGGCATCCGGGAGCGGGTGCGGATCGTCCAGGGCGACGGGCGCGACACCGGTGTGCACTTCCTGCCGGGCAGCTTCGACGTCGTGCTCTGCCACGGCGTGCTCATGTACGTCGACGAGCCCGATCCGCTGCTGGCCGGGCTGGCGCGGATGCTGGCGCCCGGCGGGCTGCTGTCGCTGCTCGTCCGCAACGGCGACGCACTCGCCCTGCGGCCCGGTCTGGCCGGCGACTGGGAGACGGCGCTGGCCGCCTTCGACACCAGCGCGTACCGCAATCGCCTGGGACTGGACGTCCGGGCGGACCGGCTGTCCGATCTGACGGCGACGCTCGCCGGGATCGGCGCGCCGCTGCACACCTGGTACGGCGTGCGGGTGTGCACGGACACGGCCGCCGACGGGGCGGAGATCCCCGGCGACCTGGACACCCTCCTCGCGGTCGAGGAGCGGGCCGGGCGGACCGACCCGTACCGGGGTGTGGCGGCGCTGCTGCATCTGTGCGGGGTGCGCGGCTGA
- a CDS encoding PspA/IM30 family protein has product MKRMGMIFRAKANKALDRAEDPRETLDYSYQKQLELLQKVRRGVADVATSRKRLELQLNQLQQQSSKLEDQGRKALALGREDLAREALSRRAALQQQVTDLETQHATLQGEEEKLTLAAQRLQAKVDAFRTKKETIKATYTAAQAQTRIGEAFSGISEEMGDVGLAIQRAEDKTAQLQARAGAIDELLASGALDDQSGMHKDDIQAELDRLSGGTDVELELQRMKAELAGGPSAGQQAIEGGTGQQQSQQQPQDTPRFDKQ; this is encoded by the coding sequence ATGAAGCGTATGGGGATGATCTTCCGCGCGAAGGCGAACAAGGCCCTTGACCGGGCCGAGGACCCGCGCGAAACCCTCGATTACTCGTACCAGAAGCAGCTCGAGCTGCTTCAGAAGGTGCGCCGGGGCGTGGCCGACGTGGCCACCTCCCGCAAGCGCCTGGAGCTCCAGCTCAACCAGCTCCAGCAGCAGTCGTCCAAGCTGGAGGACCAGGGCCGCAAGGCGCTCGCGCTCGGCCGCGAGGACCTGGCCCGCGAGGCCCTCTCGCGCCGCGCCGCCCTCCAGCAGCAGGTGACGGACCTGGAGACCCAGCACGCGACCCTGCAGGGCGAGGAGGAGAAGCTCACCCTCGCGGCCCAGCGGCTCCAGGCCAAGGTGGACGCCTTCCGCACCAAGAAGGAGACCATCAAGGCCACCTACACCGCGGCCCAGGCGCAGACCCGGATCGGCGAGGCGTTCTCCGGCATCTCCGAGGAGATGGGCGACGTAGGCCTGGCGATCCAGCGGGCCGAGGACAAGACGGCCCAGCTCCAGGCCCGCGCCGGCGCCATCGACGAGCTCCTCGCCTCCGGCGCCCTCGACGACCAGTCCGGCATGCACAAGGACGACATCCAGGCCGAGCTGGACCGGCTCTCCGGTGGTACGGATGTAGAGCTGGAGCTGCAGCGCATGAAGGCGGAGCTGGCGGGAGGCCCCTCGGCCGGCCAGCAGGCCATCGAGGGCGGTACCGGGCAGCAGCAGTCCCAGCAGCAGCCGCAGGACACCCCGCGCTTCGACAAGCAGTAG
- a CDS encoding DUF3043 domain-containing protein, translating to MGSNPGHPVPLGFVFRSRAKDEKAQDADKAPVTDSTQTRHPEAPKGRPTPKRSEAQSQRRSVANTSMTRKDAAKRQREERRAALERQRQALATGDERYLPARDKGPVRKFARDFIDSRFNIAEFFLPMAVVILVLSMVRVPALQNIALLLWLIVIVLIVLDSVVTAFRLKKRLAERFPDVNRRGAVAYALMRSLQMRRLRLPKPQVKRGERP from the coding sequence CTGGGGTCCAACCCCGGGCACCCCGTACCCTTGGGTTTTGTGTTCCGTAGCCGTGCCAAGGACGAGAAGGCCCAGGACGCCGACAAGGCGCCGGTGACCGACTCCACTCAGACCCGCCATCCCGAGGCCCCGAAGGGCCGCCCCACGCCCAAGCGGAGTGAGGCCCAGTCGCAGCGTCGCAGCGTGGCCAACACGTCGATGACGCGCAAGGACGCCGCCAAGCGGCAGCGCGAGGAGCGCCGTGCCGCCCTGGAGCGTCAGCGCCAGGCGCTGGCCACGGGCGACGAGCGGTACCTGCCCGCCCGCGACAAGGGCCCGGTCCGCAAGTTCGCGCGTGACTTCATCGACTCGCGCTTCAACATCGCGGAGTTCTTCCTCCCGATGGCCGTGGTCATCCTCGTGCTGAGCATGGTGCGGGTGCCCGCGCTGCAGAACATCGCGCTGCTGCTGTGGCTCATCGTGATCGTGCTGATCGTGCTCGACTCGGTCGTCACGGCCTTCCGCCTGAAGAAGCGGCTCGCCGAGCGCTTCCCCGACGTCAACCGCCGCGGTGCCGTCGCCTACGCGCTGATGCGCTCCCTCCAGATGCGCCGGCTCCGGCTGCCCAAGCCCCAGGTCAAGCGCGGAGAGCGGCCCTGA
- a CDS encoding protein kinase domain-containing protein → MPLRKDDPKSVGGYRLLDRLGAGGMGAVYRGRARSGREVAVKVVHAQYAEDPVFRTRFRQEIAAVRKVSGVFTAPVVDADPDAERPWMATQYVPGPSLAARIRDGGPLTRTELRRLALGLVEALREIHRAGVVHRDLKPANVLMADDGPRVIDFGISRAVENHNTLTETGQMIGTPPFMSPEQLTDARSVGPASDVFSLGALLVFAATGRGPFDADSPYLTAYRVVHDAPVLDGVPDPLRPILERCLVKNPEERPRPGTLAAEFVAALPETGDDEGGTVRLRAGELALVRTQPAGTPDSDSLPGAEPPARRRGRARRLWAVAGTAVVLALGLTAYLLNGPDTGDDDRPKGTGVATPSRWTALPAGWRPWQTTVDATAASGVRTASDVIGLNMYYAPRCATHERAVFCAGDGTLPMRVDALTGRVVWRADGVPSVTGKGSFGFRILGVVDGAVVVEQQYRPGRDGEPRPSVGALDGLTGKRLWHRELNSGPASPHLSGDLVVVPGDRGGRTLVARSPRTGAARWTATLPEGQYCDWAHTGSGLPLVCGPALTGAENRTLLSLDGADGTAHTAKVPHRSALLGMFEGRALLLDPVEDLQRDAYTRIRLVDTGTGRSTTTRLAHELEGDVTLADGVLWSASSSGRLTAVSARTGERLWTTRTSLEQPSGVVHDPRARTVYLSTASGRVAALDARRGTLLWETMPRAERAENLGQESSQVLLDGGALIVSTSEGGLFTLDPAHPDRKPVPG, encoded by the coding sequence GTGCCGCTGCGCAAGGACGACCCGAAGTCGGTCGGTGGCTATCGGCTGCTGGACCGGCTCGGCGCCGGAGGCATGGGCGCCGTCTACCGGGGCAGAGCCCGGTCCGGCCGCGAGGTCGCCGTGAAGGTGGTGCACGCCCAGTACGCCGAGGACCCCGTCTTCCGGACCCGCTTCCGCCAGGAGATCGCCGCCGTCCGCAAGGTGAGCGGCGTCTTCACCGCCCCCGTCGTGGACGCCGACCCGGACGCCGAACGCCCCTGGATGGCCACGCAGTACGTGCCCGGCCCCTCGCTCGCCGCCCGCATCCGCGACGGCGGCCCGCTGACCCGCACCGAGCTGCGGCGCCTCGCGCTCGGCCTGGTCGAGGCGCTCCGGGAGATCCACCGCGCCGGGGTCGTCCACCGCGACCTCAAGCCCGCCAACGTGCTGATGGCCGACGACGGCCCCCGGGTCATCGACTTCGGCATCTCCCGCGCGGTCGAGAACCACAACACCCTCACCGAGACCGGCCAGATGATCGGCACCCCGCCGTTCATGTCCCCGGAGCAGCTGACCGACGCCCGCTCGGTGGGCCCGGCCTCCGACGTCTTCTCGCTGGGCGCCCTGCTGGTCTTCGCCGCGACCGGGCGCGGCCCCTTCGACGCGGACAGCCCCTATCTCACGGCGTACCGGGTGGTCCACGACGCCCCCGTCCTGGACGGCGTACCGGACCCGCTGCGCCCGATCCTGGAACGCTGCCTGGTCAAGAACCCCGAGGAGCGGCCCCGACCGGGCACCCTGGCCGCCGAGTTCGTCGCCGCCCTGCCGGAGACCGGCGACGACGAGGGCGGAACGGTCCGGCTGCGGGCCGGTGAACTGGCCCTGGTCCGCACCCAGCCCGCCGGAACGCCCGACTCCGACTCCCTGCCCGGTGCCGAGCCGCCCGCGCGCCGCCGGGGCCGGGCCCGCCGGCTGTGGGCCGTGGCCGGGACCGCCGTCGTCCTCGCGCTCGGGCTGACGGCCTATCTGCTCAACGGCCCGGACACCGGGGACGACGACCGCCCGAAGGGCACCGGTGTCGCCACGCCCTCCCGCTGGACGGCCCTGCCGGCCGGGTGGCGGCCGTGGCAGACCACGGTGGACGCGACGGCCGCGAGCGGTGTGCGGACGGCCTCCGACGTGATCGGCCTGAACATGTACTACGCGCCCCGGTGCGCGACGCACGAGAGAGCCGTCTTCTGCGCGGGCGACGGCACCCTCCCCATGCGGGTCGACGCGCTCACCGGGCGGGTCGTCTGGCGCGCCGACGGGGTGCCGTCCGTCACGGGCAAGGGCTCGTTCGGCTTCAGGATCCTCGGGGTCGTGGACGGCGCGGTGGTGGTCGAGCAGCAGTACCGCCCCGGCCGGGACGGAGAGCCCCGGCCCTCGGTCGGCGCCCTCGACGGGCTGACCGGGAAGCGCCTGTGGCACCGCGAGCTGAACTCCGGTCCGGCGAGCCCGCACCTCTCCGGCGACCTCGTGGTCGTGCCCGGGGACAGAGGCGGCCGGACGCTCGTCGCCCGCTCGCCACGCACCGGCGCCGCGCGCTGGACGGCCACCCTGCCGGAAGGGCAGTACTGCGACTGGGCGCACACCGGGTCCGGTCTGCCCCTGGTGTGCGGGCCGGCCCTGACGGGGGCGGAGAACCGGACGCTCCTGAGTCTGGACGGGGCCGACGGCACGGCGCACACCGCGAAGGTGCCCCACCGGTCGGCACTCCTCGGCATGTTCGAGGGGCGCGCCCTCCTGCTCGACCCGGTCGAAGACCTGCAGCGGGACGCGTACACACGGATCCGGCTGGTCGACACCGGTACGGGCCGCTCCACCACGACGCGCCTCGCGCACGAGCTCGAAGGGGACGTGACCCTCGCGGACGGCGTCCTCTGGAGCGCCTCGTCCTCCGGCCGGCTCACCGCGGTGTCGGCCCGGACCGGCGAACGGCTGTGGACCACACGGACCAGCCTGGAGCAGCCCTCCGGCGTCGTCCACGACCCGCGCGCCCGCACGGTCTACCTCTCCACCGCCAGCGGCCGGGTCGCCGCCCTCGACGCCCGCAGGGGCACGCTGCTCTGGGAGACCATGCCGCGTGCCGAGCGGGCGGAGAACCTGGGCCAGGAGTCGTCACAGGTCCTGCTCGACGGGGGTGCCCTGATCGTCAGCACCTCCGAGGGCGGTCTTTTCACGCTGGACCCGGCTCACCCCGACCGGAAGCCCGTGCCGGGGTGA
- a CDS encoding efflux RND transporter permease subunit, with amino-acid sequence MSWLSRFSLAQRALIGLISIIALVFGAIAIPQLKQQLLPSIELPMVSVIAPYQGASPDVVEKQVVEPIEDSLEAVDGITGVTSTAAEGNAVIMASFDYGPGTQQLVADVQQAVNRARVQLPDSVDPQVIAGSTDDIPTVVLAVTSGKDQQALADRLDRTLVPALKEIDGVGQVTVDGVRDLQIAVTPDDGKLAKAGLTSADLAKALRAGGATLPAGSFDEGGANRTVQVGGGFTSLDQIEDLRVTGAGKGKPVRLGDVAAVEQEQAPADSLTRTDGKPSLAVAVTMDRDGSAVAISDAVQDKLPKLRADLGKDATLTVVSDQGPAVAKSIDGLTTEGALGLLFAVLVILVFLASIRSTLVTAVSIPLSVVLALIVLWTRDLSLNMLTLGALTIAIGRVVDDSIVVLENIKRHLGYGEEREEAILKAVREVAGAVTSSTLTTVAVFLPIGLVGGMVGELFGSFSLTVTAALLASLLVSLTVVPVLSYWFLRAPKGTPEDADEARRAAEEKEARSRLQRIYVPVLRFATRRRLTSVLIAVAVLFGTFGMAPLLKTNFFDQGEQEVLTVKQELAPGTSLAATDAQARKVEKLLAETKGVKDYQVTIGSSGFMAAFGGGTDTNQASYQVMLEDSASYDDVQGRIESGLKKLDGIGTTTISAGDGFGAQDLSVVVKAADAGVLRTASEQVRKAVAGLDDVTDVTSDLSQSVPRISVRANSEAAAAGFDEQTLGVAVAQAVRGTTAAQATLDDTERDVVIKSAEPATTLKELRELRLGPVKLGDIADVKLVDGPVSMTRIDGQRAATITAKPTGDNTGAVSADLQSKIDGLKLPAGATADIGGVSQDQDEAFANLGLAMLAAIAIVFMLLVATFRSLAQPLILLVSIPFAATGAIGLLIATGTPMGVPAMIGMLMLIGIVVTNAIVLIDLINQYRSQGYGVVEAVIEGGRHRLRPILMTALATIFALLPMALGVTGEGGFIAQPLAVVVIGGLITSTLLTLLLVPTLYAMLELRKERRAKKRAAKRAGKAGLPEQPAPDAPDASEDETQPASV; translated from the coding sequence ATGTCCTGGCTGTCCCGATTCAGCCTCGCGCAACGAGCCCTGATCGGCCTGATCTCGATCATCGCGCTGGTCTTCGGCGCGATCGCGATACCCCAGCTCAAGCAGCAGCTGCTGCCCTCCATCGAACTGCCCATGGTGTCCGTGATCGCCCCCTACCAGGGCGCGTCGCCGGACGTGGTCGAGAAGCAGGTCGTCGAGCCGATCGAGGACAGCCTCGAAGCCGTCGACGGCATCACCGGCGTCACCTCCACCGCCGCCGAGGGCAACGCCGTGATCATGGCGTCCTTCGACTACGGCCCCGGCACCCAGCAGCTCGTCGCCGACGTCCAGCAGGCCGTCAACCGGGCCCGCGTCCAGCTGCCCGACTCCGTCGACCCCCAGGTCATCGCGGGCTCCACGGACGACATCCCGACCGTCGTCCTCGCCGTCACCTCCGGCAAGGACCAGCAGGCCCTGGCCGACCGGCTCGACCGCACCCTCGTGCCCGCCCTCAAGGAGATCGACGGCGTCGGCCAGGTCACCGTCGACGGTGTGCGCGACCTCCAGATCGCCGTCACGCCCGACGACGGCAAGCTGGCCAAGGCCGGCCTGACCTCCGCCGACCTCGCCAAGGCCCTCCGGGCCGGCGGCGCCACGCTGCCCGCCGGCTCCTTCGACGAGGGCGGCGCCAACCGCACCGTCCAGGTCGGCGGCGGCTTCACCTCCCTCGACCAGATCGAGGACCTGCGCGTCACCGGCGCCGGCAAGGGCAAGCCCGTACGCCTCGGCGACGTGGCCGCCGTCGAACAGGAGCAGGCCCCCGCCGACTCCCTCACCCGCACCGACGGCAAGCCGTCGCTGGCCGTCGCCGTCACGATGGACCGGGACGGCAGCGCCGTCGCCATCTCCGACGCCGTCCAGGACAAGCTGCCGAAGCTGCGCGCCGACCTCGGCAAGGACGCCACGCTCACCGTCGTCAGCGACCAGGGCCCCGCCGTGGCGAAGTCCATCGACGGGCTGACCACCGAGGGGGCGCTCGGCCTGCTCTTCGCGGTCCTGGTCATCCTGGTCTTCCTCGCGTCGATCCGCTCGACGCTGGTGACCGCCGTGTCCATCCCGCTGTCCGTCGTCCTCGCCCTGATCGTGCTGTGGACGCGGGACCTCTCCCTCAACATGCTGACGCTCGGCGCGCTGACCATCGCGATCGGCCGGGTCGTCGACGACTCCATCGTCGTCCTGGAGAACATCAAGCGGCACCTCGGCTACGGCGAGGAGCGCGAGGAGGCCATCCTCAAGGCGGTCCGCGAGGTCGCCGGCGCGGTGACCTCCTCGACGCTCACCACGGTGGCCGTCTTCCTGCCGATCGGCCTGGTCGGCGGCATGGTGGGCGAGCTGTTCGGCTCGTTCAGCCTGACGGTCACGGCGGCCCTGCTGGCGTCGCTGCTGGTGTCCCTCACGGTCGTGCCGGTGCTGTCGTACTGGTTCCTGCGCGCTCCGAAGGGCACCCCCGAGGACGCCGACGAGGCGCGCCGCGCGGCCGAGGAGAAGGAGGCCCGCAGCCGTCTGCAGCGGATCTACGTGCCCGTCCTGCGGTTCGCGACCCGCCGCCGGCTGACCAGCGTCCTCATCGCCGTCGCCGTCCTGTTCGGCACGTTCGGCATGGCGCCGCTGCTGAAGACGAACTTCTTCGACCAGGGCGAGCAGGAGGTCCTCACCGTCAAGCAGGAGCTCGCGCCGGGCACCAGCCTCGCGGCGACCGACGCGCAGGCCAGGAAGGTCGAGAAGCTGCTCGCGGAGACGAAGGGCGTCAAGGACTACCAGGTCACCATCGGCTCGTCCGGATTCATGGCCGCCTTCGGCGGCGGCACCGACACCAACCAGGCGTCGTACCAGGTGATGCTGGAGGACTCCGCGTCCTACGACGACGTGCAGGGCCGGATCGAGTCCGGTCTGAAGAAGCTCGACGGCATCGGCACGACCACCATCTCCGCCGGTGACGGCTTCGGCGCCCAGGACCTGAGTGTCGTCGTCAAGGCGGCCGACGCCGGTGTGCTGCGCACCGCGTCCGAGCAGGTCCGCAAGGCCGTGGCCGGCCTGGACGACGTCACCGACGTCACCAGCGACCTGTCGCAGAGCGTGCCGCGTATCTCGGTGCGGGCCAACTCCGAGGCGGCCGCGGCCGGCTTCGACGAGCAGACCCTCGGCGTGGCCGTCGCCCAGGCGGTCCGCGGCACCACCGCGGCGCAGGCCACCCTCGACGACACCGAACGGGACGTCGTCATCAAGTCGGCCGAGCCCGCGACCACGTTGAAGGAGCTGCGGGAGCTGCGCCTCGGCCCGGTGAAGCTGGGTGACATCGCGGACGTGAAGCTCGTGGACGGCCCGGTGTCGATGACCCGGATCGACGGGCAGCGCGCCGCCACCATCACCGCCAAGCCGACCGGTGACAACACCGGCGCGGTCAGCGCCGACCTCCAGTCGAAGATCGACGGGCTGAAGCTCCCGGCGGGCGCGACGGCCGACATCGGCGGTGTCTCCCAGGACCAGGACGAGGCGTTCGCCAACCTGGGCCTGGCGATGCTGGCGGCGATCGCGATCGTCTTCATGTTGCTGGTGGCGACCTTCCGCTCGCTCGCGCAGCCGCTGATCCTGCTGGTCTCCATCCCGTTCGCGGCGACCGGCGCGATCGGCCTGCTGATCGCGACCGGCACCCCGATGGGCGTCCCCGCGATGATCGGCATGCTGATGCTGATCGGCATCGTGGTCACCAACGCCATCGTGCTGATCGACCTCATCAACCAGTACCGGTCCCAGGGGTACGGCGTCGTCGAGGCCGTGATCGAGGGCGGCCGGCACCGGCTGCGCCCGATCCTCATGACGGCGCTGGCGACGATCTTCGCCCTGCTCCCGATGGCGCTCGGCGTCACCGGCGAGGGCGGCTTCATCGCCCAGCCGCTGGCCGTGGTCGTCATCGGTGGCCTGATCACGTCGACGCTGCTGACCCTGCTCCTCGTCCCGACGCTCTACGCGATGCTCGAACTGCGCAAGGAGCGCCGGGCGAAGAAGCGGGCGGCGAAGCGGGCCGGGAAGGCGGGCCTGCCCGAGCAGCCGGCGCCGGACGCGCCGGACGCCTCCGAGGACGAGACGCAGCCCGCGTCCGTCTGA
- a CDS encoding S1C family serine protease yields MDVRRPPAPRPSVVAAAVLLSAALLLAGCSGSSSPRDPRDATSQAAAPRARTAADDLQDGYLQVIRNVLPSVVQIQAKRDLGSGVVYDDEGHIVTNAHVVGNEKTFRVTTAGSERELTARLVASYPPQDLAVVQLDDPPDGLRPATFGDSAKVRVGQIVLAMGSPLGLSSSVTQGIVSATGRTVTEGGDDGGTGATIANMVQTSAAINPGNSGGALVDLDSQVVGIPTLAAVDPGAGGAAPGIGFAIPASTVRKIADQIIENGRVTDSGRAALGITGRTVVDSDLEPAGVAVVAVQSGGAADKAGLKPGDVITRLGDTDITTIASLSEALAADEPGERTSVTFTREGDEKKADVTLGEQ; encoded by the coding sequence ATGGATGTTCGCCGTCCCCCCGCCCCCCGGCCGTCCGTCGTCGCGGCGGCCGTGCTGCTGAGTGCCGCGCTGCTCCTCGCCGGCTGCTCCGGGTCCTCGTCGCCCCGCGATCCGCGTGACGCGACGAGCCAGGCCGCCGCGCCCCGGGCGAGGACGGCCGCCGACGATCTGCAGGACGGCTATCTGCAGGTGATCCGGAACGTCCTGCCGTCGGTCGTGCAGATCCAGGCCAAACGTGACCTCGGGTCCGGCGTGGTCTACGACGACGAAGGACACATCGTCACCAACGCGCACGTCGTCGGGAACGAGAAGACCTTCCGTGTGACGACCGCGGGCAGCGAGCGGGAGCTGACCGCGCGGCTCGTGGCGTCGTACCCCCCGCAGGACCTCGCCGTCGTCCAGCTGGACGACCCGCCGGACGGGCTGCGGCCGGCCACGTTCGGGGACTCCGCGAAGGTGCGGGTCGGGCAGATCGTGCTGGCCATGGGGTCGCCGCTCGGGCTGTCGTCCAGCGTGACCCAGGGCATCGTCTCGGCGACCGGACGGACGGTCACGGAGGGCGGGGACGACGGCGGGACGGGCGCGACGATCGCCAACATGGTGCAGACGTCGGCGGCCATCAACCCGGGCAACAGCGGCGGCGCCCTGGTCGATCTGGACAGCCAGGTCGTCGGCATCCCGACGCTCGCCGCCGTCGATCCCGGCGCGGGTGGCGCGGCACCGGGCATCGGGTTCGCGATCCCGGCGTCGACGGTACGGAAGATCGCCGATCAGATCATCGAGAACGGCCGGGTCACCGACTCGGGCCGGGCGGCGCTCGGCATCACCGGGCGGACCGTCGTGGACTCCGATCTGGAGCCGGCCGGTGTGGCCGTCGTCGCGGTGCAGTCGGGCGGCGCCGCCGACAAGGCCGGGCTGAAGCCGGGCGACGTCATCACCCGGCTGGGTGACACGGACATCACCACCATCGCGTCGCTGTCGGAGGCGCTGGCCGCCGACGAGCCGGGGGAACGGACGTCGGTGACGTTCACCCGTGAAGGGGACGAGAAGAAGGCGGATGTGACGCTCGGTGAGCAGTGA
- a CDS encoding response regulator, producing MPIRVLLADDQALLRSAFRVLVDSEPDMQVVGEASDGEEAVRLAKQERADVVLMDIRMPGTDGLAATRMISTDPDLAHVRVVILTTFEVDDYVVQSLRAGASGFLGKGSEPEELLAAIRVAAGGEALLSPAATKSLIARFLAHGDGADHDPARGERLGALTVREREVLVQVAGGHSNDEIAERLEVSPLTVKTHVNRAMSKLGARDRAQLVVIAYESGLVRPRVE from the coding sequence ATGCCGATCCGCGTCCTGCTCGCCGACGACCAGGCCCTGCTGCGCAGCGCCTTCCGGGTGCTCGTCGACTCCGAACCGGACATGCAGGTCGTCGGCGAGGCGTCCGACGGCGAGGAGGCGGTGCGGCTGGCGAAGCAGGAGCGGGCCGACGTCGTCCTCATGGACATCCGGATGCCCGGCACCGACGGCCTCGCCGCCACCCGCATGATCAGCACCGACCCGGACCTCGCCCACGTCCGCGTCGTCATACTGACCACCTTCGAGGTCGACGACTACGTCGTGCAGTCGCTGCGGGCCGGCGCCTCCGGGTTCCTCGGCAAGGGCTCCGAGCCCGAGGAACTCCTCGCCGCGATCCGGGTCGCCGCGGGCGGCGAGGCTCTGCTGTCCCCGGCCGCCACCAAGAGCCTCATCGCCCGCTTCCTCGCCCACGGCGACGGTGCCGACCACGACCCCGCGCGCGGCGAGCGGCTCGGCGCCCTGACCGTCCGCGAGCGCGAGGTGCTGGTCCAGGTCGCCGGCGGGCACTCCAACGACGAGATCGCCGAGCGGCTGGAGGTCAGCCCGCTCACCGTGAAGACCCACGTCAACCGGGCCATGTCCAAGCTGGGCGCCCGCGACCGGGCCCAGCTCGTCGTCATCGCCTACGAGTCCGGGCTGGTACGTCCGAGGGTGGAGTGA